The genomic region ACAGAAGTACGTTCACagtacgtatgttaacttggttggttatatgcaaattagcaaagcctggGTCCTGTATAGATTGAGAAttaactgtatataaagaccagcggaccccttcgaggtcaagcatgcttttctctgaagggatctgttggtgtttgtttgacaTTGCACGttacaataagaaatatatcatttacctctttggaaacaataaaaaatcgGACTGCTTGCTTTTGCCGTCCGTTTTTCTTATCTTTCCATAAACATAGAGATCAAGAATTACAGCTGGGCTGTACTGAGGAAATGCCACAAACAATGCACCCAGCAGTACCCAAACAGAGCACACACCCCAGATAAGCGAGCAGAGAGAAATCATTTTGACTTTAATTGAAGATTATCTTTAGATGACCTTTTGACACTAAAAACAACAGTAATGTCGcgtttaatatgaaaataagacaaGATCGAAAAAAATTCAAACGGGCATTTAACCCGAGACAATGTTAAAGTATTCCCTATTATTACTTAGACCAAACCTAGCTTACCATTAACTTTAGGGAAAGCACACGTGAGGTCTTTTATTAAGCAGTATATCAAAGTACGTCTTGCTTCTTCTACAGCTGATCTCGAACTCCCCGTGATATGCTCACAGACCAGTGACGTCAGCACTTCATGTGTCAACAGGTCAAAGAGTGCACTCGCACTACACTCTCCCCCTGTTTCTTTTGTTGGGACGGCACCGGGGTCTGTAGAAGGCTGATCAAGTCATAAGTATCTGACAAGATCACTGCTAGGGCTAGGTCCAACCAGTAAGTTGAACGAGCCGCCGACGTCTACCAAAATatctacatcagtaaatatttaCTTCCAGCACTTCTGGTTGAGGCTACTTGAAGTAACCAACTGCAACTAGGTGTTATGGGCTTAACTTTTGTAAACCCATCTACTTCACCTTCCCCCTCCCACCTAGAAGAAAAGGAAGGCAGCTAATCCTGTATTTCAGGATACTGCTTACAGCCGCTGACTATAAGCGTTGGCTGTCATTGATACTTCATGCCCCCCTGGATCCCATGTCCTGCTTTCTGCTGTTGTCGGAGAAGCCTGAGTATCAGGCTCAGTTGAAACGGCTACTTCAGAGACAGCTATTTGCTGAGAGCCCACTCTGTCCACCAGCTTGCCACTGTCGTCACAGACATGGTGTTGTTGCTCTGTAATGTATTGAGCACTCGCTGATCCCCTGTGCACAATCTCACTCTGTATCATTGAGCCCTCCGGCCACGAGATACTATGTGCCCGTTGTGTACTACCCAATGTGGCTGTAGCCCCCACTCCCTGACAGACGCTCCCGGATGCTGGGTTCACGAAGGCGCGACCTTCCCCAACCTCAGCCTTCTGCGCTGTCATCGGAACTACATCTACCTTCCGGGAAAATGAACCACATTGGTTGTCAGCCCTCACACAATAATTACAACCACCGCAAGGAAGATCTCCAACTGCAACTCCAGCTACATATGAATTGCAGTGACCAGGATGTGACTTCTTTCCTGATCGGCACTCCAAGACCATGTTGAACTGAGCCAATTCCTCAATCCAACAAGCTAACTGATCCTGCggttctttgtaatttaacaaCCAAGTCAAACTTGAGTGGTCGGTCCGGACCTTAAAAGGTCTACCAAGCAAATAATGTCTATACTGCCGAGTGAATCTTACAACTGCTAACAGCTCTTTTCTCGTAGTGCAGTATTTCTGCTCTTCTTCCGTTAGGATGTAACTGCCATAGGCAATGACATGTTCTGTACCATTCTGAATTTGCAAGAGCTTCGCACTGACAACATTGTCCGACACGTCGCAATTCAGAACAAACTCGCATACCGGTTTTGCTAATGCTGATATGGATTTCAACAAACAAACCTTGACAGGAGGGGCAAGTACTGTACCATCAGCTGGCAGAGTACCTGGTGTCAAACAAGGAGAAGGTGTTTCGCCTTGTTCTTCTGACTGTATGTCATTTGTGGTctcatttaatgaaacaatgacTGCAGACGGGGCGTCTGGTAGTGAATTGGATGGTACGGTCTCATTAGAAACAAGTTTGCTACATACCTCGTTTCGCTGTTCTGGGTTTGAGCCGGAGTATTCTTGGGTCAAGGATTGGCTCCCTATCCTGACCCTTTTGCGTTTAAAACAAACGCCTTAAAGTCCTTCTTGTGGGGACATTCAGCGATCAAGTGCGAATTACTATCACAAATGTAACAGCCATACGTACCTCGCGGACGGTTGAAACGCTGCTGTCTGCTACGCGGTTGAGTGGGCCTAGCTTCTCCAAGCCGCTTCACCTCTTCTCGCAGACTCTGTAGTTCTCTCTTGAGAACGCTCATGTCTAACGCAGGTCCAGAAGGATTCTGAACGGCGTAAACATTTGCTATATCCTCGTCATAATCTACTACTGTATGAATAGATTTACTCTTACTCATAGCACTCTTGGAATGCTGAAACAACCTTATGTTGTTCATGGACTCTTCGATGGTTGTATACTTACGTATGAAGGTGCTATGACCAGCTTCTCGATCTTGCAGGCCTTGACAGAAGCGGTCTACCGCCTGCTGGTTTGTGAAGGTCTCCGGCAGTGACCGGAAAGCTTCAGCCGCTAACTCTTGTACCCTATCTGCCCAGTCTTCCATACACTCACCTTTTTCCTGGGAAGCGTCAGCGAACTTGGCTTGCGCAGATGCGGGAAACTCTGAGCCGAACCGCTCCTtaagtttgctcaataaagaACGGTAAGGCATTTTTGGACTGCATTGAAGCAATCGAGCACATTTGTCGAGTGCCTTCCCTGACAAACAATGTAATAAGCAGAGTTTACAATCATCTGTACTCCAGCCAAATGACTGCGCACACTGCTGAaacttcatttcaaatgaatgcCAGCTCGATTTACCATCATATACCAGAGATTTAGGTATATCCTTCAATGCATGACTACCCTTGCGCACAGAGTGGCCATGAGGGGACGCCTGTACTACCTCTTGGGGGTATTCCGCATGTTTTTGCGAAATATGGTCCTTATCAGGCAAGGAGGAGTGTAGCTTGACTTGCTCACTCTTTATCATTGGGGCTTGTCTAGTGTCGGACTCATCAGTAGATGAATCAAGACGGTGAAGGGACAGGAGTTTGGAGTGAGGTAACCGACTGCTTTTATGCATACGTACCTTTTTCTGTCGGGTACTGTATGAGCGAGGGATACCAGACGCTGACTggacatcctcgtcactgtcaCTTTCTCGCAGTCTACCCAGGTCCAACCTTTGTTGAACGGGGTACTGGGGTTTCAGCTGTTGTGGTGTTGGCATATAGTGGTGGGCCATTGGAACAGGGGCATTTGTCTGATTGTAAACACTGGGGCGTGGCAATACATGATCAGATTTATAGTGCTGTGGGACACTAGGTAGCATTGATGTAAGTTGATCAATGCGGTCATTCAACTGCTTTTGTGCAGAGGCAACCAAGGTCTCAAACCCGTCAACCTCTGTCTCAATCTTTGAAACAAGAGGGGTGGTATGGGAAGTTTGTACACCTAGAGGAGGTGGGCAGGTGTTGCCGACCAAGTCTCTGTTTGGGGTGAAATCCAACTCTTGCATGACAGTGTCCGGCAGTTTATGCCGAAGCATTGTCTGCAAACTTTCTGGTGTGAGATTGCCATAATGCTCACGCAAATCCACAATAGTAGATGCTAACCTTGGGCCAATATTTGGAATTGTCTGCAAGTCTTCAACAGACAAGAAGTTTACAAGCACTTTATTACTGGCCATGCTTACAAATCAAATGCTCCTGAGTAGAAGATTAACTTGATTGTACAACTACCGACCTTGTTTGTCTTCTGTCCGACTACTCTTCCCGTCCGAAAAGTTGCTAAGGACGCTGAAAAGGcctcaaaaaacaaacaaaagcaaacgAAGGGGCCGGGTTAGTGGCAGTCCATGGAGACTACGACGTAGAATCAAATAATCAACTAGTAAGACCAgaagaaaattaacaatggcCAAAAATTGACGAAAAAATGTGGCTTCAAACGCGGGAAAATTCTCGAGGAAAATTTGCCAACAAAAGTTGCAGAATTTCAGCAACAATTGCACTGGAACGGCTTAATAAaacaccgctgccaccattaaagtattcccTATTATTACTTAGACCAAACCTAGCTTACCATTAACTTTAGGGAAAGCACACGTGAGGTCTTTTATTAAGCAGTATATCAAAGTACGTCTTGCTTCTTCTACAGCTGATCTCGAACTCCCCGTGATATGCTCACAGACCAGTGACGTCAGCACTTCATGTGTCAACAGGTCAAAGAGTGCACTCGCActacaatgtttatattaacaCCGCCGAAATTGACCTTTTGGcccaaactccgcgcagtgttacttcccttgcagtacagtaatcactgcaatcgtaacaactcggccatctccggcaagcttcgagatagacctcgtaaatagtagtaaggatatacgaaagtgcgatgcggctgccggcgattaacaccgttttcaatccgcgtaaagaaggcccattgt from Mya arenaria isolate MELC-2E11 chromosome 3, ASM2691426v1 harbors:
- the LOC128229048 gene encoding uncharacterized protein LOC128229048 — translated: MASNKVLVNFLSVEDLQTIPNIGPRLASTIVDLREHYGNLTPESLQTMLRHKLPDTVMQELDFTPNRDLVGNTCPPPLGVQTSHTTPLVSKIETEVDGFETLVASAQKQLNDRIDQLTSMLPSVPQHYKSDHVLPRPSVYNQTNAPVPMAHHYMPTPQQLKPQYPVQQRLDLGRLRESDSDEDVQSASGIPRSYSTRQKKVRMHKSSRLPHSKLLSLHRLDSSTDESDTRQAPMIKSEQVKLHSSLPDKDHISQKHAEYPQEVVQASPHGHSVRKGSHALKDIPKSLVYDGKSSWHSFEMKFQQCAQSFGWSTDDCKLCLLHCLSGKALDKCARLLQCSPKMPYRSLLSKLKERFGSEFPASAQAKFADASQEKGECMEDWADRVQELAAEAFRSLPETFTNQQAVDRFCQGLQDREAGHSTFIRKYTTIEESMNNIRLFQHSKSAMSKSKSIHTVVDYDEDIANVYAVQNPSGPALDMSVLKRELQSLREEVKRLGEARPTQPRSRQQRFNRPRGTYGCYICDSNSHLIAECPHKKDFKAFVLNAKGSG